CAGATTGAAAAAGCCCTCCGTGGAGGTGTAAAAAAAGTCTATTTAGTTTGCGAGAAGAATTTCCATCTTAGAGATCTTTTCAGGGATTCCCTCACTTCATTATTCCTCAAAGCGTAGATAATGGGATTTAGCATGGGAGTGACAACTGTATAGAACAAAGACAGTATTTTTTTGACTTCAGGTGAAGAGTTGGATTTGGGCCTTAGATAGACAAGGCTCGCACTTCCATAGAACAAAGTCACCACAATGAGATGAGATGAGCAAGTGGAGAAGGCCTTTCTTCTTCCCCCTACTGTAGGCATCTTGAGGATGGTAGTTATGATATGGATATAGGAGATCAGGAtgagcaaaaaagggaacatgagaAACACAAATGTGGAAGCTAAGGCTTGCATTTCAAATTGGTAGGTATCTGTACAGACTAGCTCCAACACTGGTGGTGAATCACAAAAGAAATGATTGACTTTATTGTGCCCACAGAAAGGAAGATTGAAAATCCAAACTGCTTGTAACAGTGAGAATGGGATTCCAaccccccagactccacccagcaACTTGTAGCAGAAGGTCCTATTCATGACAGcggcatagtgcagcgggttgcaGATGGCAACGTAGCGATCATAGGACATTGCAGCTAAGAGGATGCACTCTGCACATCCAAAGTAGAAGAAGCAGCACATTTGAATGGCACAGCCAACAAAGGAGATAGTTTTGTCCTTCACCAATAGGTTAATGAGCATTTGAGGGATGGTATCCAAAGTGAAGCAGATCTCAATGAAAGCCAGATTTCtcaggaagaaatacatgggtgaCTGGAGGGCAGCATCCACTGTGATGACAAAAATAATGAGGATGTTGCCTGCTACTGTAGCAAGGTAAATGACCAAAAGCAGAGGGAACAGAAACAACTCTCCTTTGGGCATGCTGGAAAATCCAACAAGGATGAATTCCTTCACCAACGTTTGGTTTCTCCACTTCATTTCTGTGAATGTCTCTGAGAAGATCTAGTgagaagaaggcagaagaggaaatgCATTTGGAAAGTTAGTCATCTATTTATATAACTCTAAGGGTTTGATAGATTTCCCACATCCCATTCCATTACTTTATTGTTCCATGTTTGCTAGGCTTTGTATCCCACTCTTTAATGTTGATGTAACTAAATCTGCTGCAGTCATTTGTTAGTTAGACTCAGAACTCTCAAAGGTTCAGAGGGAACCCCATGTCCTTCCAACTTTTAAGACACTCAGCCATTTGAAAAAGTGTATTAACATGTGATCTACATTAAATACTTTGTTGAAATTTAAGAAATTGGCAAGTATCTATATTGAGGCCACCTCTGAGGCCCAATGGCTCTCCTTCCTTCGCCTGCAAATAGGCTTGTTTAGAATGTTAGATTAGGACATGTGAAAtttgttcaaatccccactctttcaAGAACCTTGGgcagtcactgtctctcagctCATTTAACCTTGCAGAGTCTTCTTCCTTTTTGGAAGTAAATTTTAGGTCTATTTAGAAAGATGGACAAATAGAGATAACTGAACATTTATTGTCATCACCATCATCTATATATAATTTGTCAATGGAGGATGAACATTACGGTATGCACGCTCACAATGGCTGCCAGGTCTGACTGGAAAAATTCCTGAGTATTGGGTGAAATACCTTGTGAGGGCAGAACTTCTGAAGTGAGGAGAGAGTTTTGCTATGGTGTGATGACATGGTCACCTTCTAAATCTGTTATTTCCTCTAGAGTCTAGACAAACTTATCTCTGTCATTTAGAGATCTGTTGAATAACTCAGGTAACTccaagctccacctggaggctaacCCTAATACACATTCTCCATGCTCCGCTCATTTAACATGcataaaattcattcattcattcattcattcattcattcattcattcattcattcattcatttggatgtttatactgcccttccctacagctctgggtggtttacaaaattacatagaactttatgacaatctataaaggtaaaggtaaaggtatcccctgtgcaagcaccgagtcatgtctgacccttggggtgacgccctc
The Paroedura picta isolate Pp20150507F chromosome 16, Ppicta_v3.0, whole genome shotgun sequence genome window above contains:
- the LOC143825464 gene encoding olfactory receptor 10A7-like, with amino-acid sequence MKWRNQTLVKEFILVGFSSMPKGELFLFPLLLVIYLATVAGNILIIFVITVDAALQSPMYFFLRNLAFIEICFTLDTIPQMLINLLVKDKTISFVGCAIQMCCFFYFGCAECILLAAMSYDRYVAICNPLHYAAVMNRTFCYKLLGGVWGVGIPFSLLQAVWIFNLPFCGHNKVNHFFCDSPPVLELVCTDTYQFEMQALASTFVFLMFPFLLILISYIHIITTILKMPTVGGRRKAFSTCSSHLIVVTLFYGSASLVYLRPKSNSSPEVKKILSLFYTVVTPMLNPIIYALRNNEVRESLKRSLRWKFFSQTK